A genomic window from Peromyscus maniculatus bairdii isolate BWxNUB_F1_BW_parent chromosome 1, HU_Pman_BW_mat_3.1, whole genome shotgun sequence includes:
- the Rnh1 gene encoding ribonuclease inhibitor isoform X2: protein MSLDIQCEHLSDARWTELVPLIQQYQVVRLDDCGLTEVRCKDISSAIQANPTLTELSLCTNELGDAGVSLVLQGLQKPTCKIQKLSLQNCSLTEAGCGVLPNVLRSLPTLRELHLSDNPLGDAGLKLLCEGLLDPQCHLEKLQLEYCNLTATSCEPLASVLRVKPDFKEIVLSNNDLHEAGIQMLCQGLKASACQLESLKLESCGITSANCKDLCDVVASKASLRQLDLGSNKLGNAGIAALCSGLLLPSCRLRTLWLWECDITAEGCKDLCRVLRAKESLKELSLAGNELRDEGAQLLCESLLEPGCQLESLWVKTCSLTAASCSHFCSVLTKNRSLLELQMSSNPLGDLGVLELCKALGQPDTVLRVLWLGDCDVTDSGCSSLASVLLTNRSLRELDLSNNCMGDSGVLQLMESLKQPSCALQQLVLYDIYWTGEVEDQLRALEEERPSLRIIS, encoded by the exons ATGAGTCTTGACATCCAGTGTGAGCACCTGAGTGATGCCAGGTGGACAGAGCTCGTTCCCCTGATCCagcaataccaagtggtcag GTTGGATGACTGTGGCCTCACTGAGGTGCGGTGCAAAGACATCAGCTCAGCGATCCAGGCCAACCCTACCCTCACAGAGCTCAGCCTCTGCACCAATGAGCTGGGGGATGCTGGTGTGAGCCTGGTGCTCCAGGGCCTGCAGAAGCCCACCTGTAAGATCCAGAAGCTGAG cctccagaactgcaGCCTGACGGAGGCTGGCTGTGGCGTCCTGCCTAACGTGCTGCGCTCTTTGCCCACCCTACGTGAGCTACATCTCAGTGACAACCCTCTGGGGGATGCAGGCCTGAAGCTGCTCTGTGAAGGACTTCTGGACCCCCAGTGCCACCTTGAGAAGCTTCA GTTGGAATACTGTAACCTCACAGCAACCAGCTGCGAGCCCCTGGCTTCGGTGCTCAGGGTGAAACCTGACTTTAAGGAGATAGTGTTGAGCAACAATGACCTCCACGAGGCTGGTATCCAGATGCTGTGCCAGGGCTTGAAAGCCTCTGCCTGTCAACTGGAGTCACTCAA GCTGGAGAGCTGTGGTATCACATCAGCCAACTGCAAGGATCTGTGTGATGTCGTGGCCTCCAAAGCCTCACTGCGGCAACTGGACCTGGGCAGCAACAAGCTGGGTAATGCGGGCATTGCCGCTCTGTGCTCTGGACTGCTGCTCCCCAGCTGCAGGCTCAGGACTCTGTG GCTGTGGGAGTGTGATATCACTGCAGAGGGCTGCAAGGACCTGTGCCGAGTCCTCAGGGCCAAGGAGAGCCTGAAGGAACTCAGCTTAGCTGGCAATGAGCTGAGGGATGAAGGTGCCCAGCTGCTGTGTGAGAGCCTGCTGGAGCCTGGCTGTCAGCTGGAGTCGCTGTG GGTGAAGACCTGTAGCCTCACAGCCGCCTCTTGTTCCCACTTCTGCTCCGTGTTGACCAAGAACCGTTCTCTGCTGGAGCTGCAAATGAGCAGCAATCCCCTGGGGGACTTGGGAGTCCTGGAGCTTTGCAAGGCTCTGGGCCAGCCAGACACTGTGCTGCGTGTGCTTTG GCTGGGGGACTGCGACGTGACAGACAGTGGTTGCAGCAGCCTTGCCTCAGTCCTGCTGACCAACCGCAGCCTGCGGGAACTGGACCTCAGTAACAACTGCATGGGTGACTCGGGTGTCCTGCAACTGATGGAGAGCCTCAAACAGCCCAGCTGTGCCCTTCAGCAGCTAGT CCTGTATGACATTTACTGGACGGGGGAGGTGGAAGACCAGCTGCGGGCCCTGGAGGAGGAAAGGCCATCCTTGAGGATCATCTCCTGA
- the Ptdss2 gene encoding phosphatidylserine synthase 2 isoform X2: protein MIRDWWMCMIISVMFEFLEYSLEHQLPNFSECWWDHWIMDVLICNGLGIYCGMKTLEWLSLKTYKWQGLWNIPTYKGKMKRIAFQFTPYSWVRFEWKPASSLHRWLAVCGIILVFLLAELNTFYLKFVLWMPPEHYLVLLRLVFFVNVGGVAMREIYDFMDELKPHRKLGQQAWLVAAITVTELLIVVKYDPHTLTLSLPFYISQCWTLGSILVLTWTVWRFFLRDITMRYKETRRQKQQSHQGRAVNNGDGHPGPDDDVLGTGTAEEEGAINDDSVPAAKEGASAAS from the exons ATGATCCGTGACTGGTGGATGTGCATGATCATCAGCGTGATGTTCGAGTTCCTGGAGTATAGCCTGGAGCACCAGCTGCCCAACTTCAGCGAGTGCTGGTGGGACCAT TGGATCATGGACGTGCTCATCTGCAACGGGCTGGGCATCTACTGTGGCATGAAGACCCTCGAGTGGCTGTCCTTGAAGACATATAAGTGGCAGGGCCTCTGGAACATTCCAACCTACAA GGGCAAGATGAAGAGGATTGCCTTTCAGTTCACGCCCTACAGCTGGGTACGCTTTGAGTGGAAGCCAGCCTCCAGCCTGCACCGCTGGCTGGCCGTGTGTGGCATCATCTTGGTG TTCCTGCTAGCAGAGCTGAACACATTCTACCTGAAGTTTGTGCTATGGATGCCCCCTGAACACTACCTGGTCCTCCTGCGGCTGGTCTTCTTCGTGAACGTGGGTGGTGTGGCCATGCGTGAGATCTATGACTTCATGGATGAACT GAAGCCCCACAGGAAGCTGGGCCAGCAGGCCTGGCTGGTGGCAGCCATCACAGTCACAGAGCTGCTCATCGTGGTGAAGTATGACCCGCACACACTCACCCTGTCACTGCCCTTCTACATCTCCCAGTGCTGGACTCTTGGCTCCATCCTGGTGCTTACGTGGACTGTCTGGCGCTTCTTCCTGCG GGACATCACCATGAGATACAAGGAGACCCGGCGACAGAAGCAGCAGAGTCACCAGGGCAGAGCCGTCAACAATGGGGATGGGCACCCAGGGCCGGATGATGACGTGCTAGGGACTGGGACTGCAGAGGAAGAGGGGGCCATCAATGACGACAGTGTACCTGCTGCAAAGGAGGGGGCCTCAGCCGCCTCATga
- the Rnh1 gene encoding ribonuclease inhibitor isoform X1, producing the protein MLRGARLALRVFLESPPGPLNTWQSVWTRRLHCAPTMSLDIQCEHLSDARWTELVPLIQQYQVVRLDDCGLTEVRCKDISSAIQANPTLTELSLCTNELGDAGVSLVLQGLQKPTCKIQKLSLQNCSLTEAGCGVLPNVLRSLPTLRELHLSDNPLGDAGLKLLCEGLLDPQCHLEKLQLEYCNLTATSCEPLASVLRVKPDFKEIVLSNNDLHEAGIQMLCQGLKASACQLESLKLESCGITSANCKDLCDVVASKASLRQLDLGSNKLGNAGIAALCSGLLLPSCRLRTLWLWECDITAEGCKDLCRVLRAKESLKELSLAGNELRDEGAQLLCESLLEPGCQLESLWVKTCSLTAASCSHFCSVLTKNRSLLELQMSSNPLGDLGVLELCKALGQPDTVLRVLWLGDCDVTDSGCSSLASVLLTNRSLRELDLSNNCMGDSGVLQLMESLKQPSCALQQLVLYDIYWTGEVEDQLRALEEERPSLRIIS; encoded by the exons ATGCTCCGGGGCGCCCGGCTGGCCCTGAGAGTTTTTCTCGAGTCCCCTCCTGGCCCTCTTAATACGTGGCAGAGCGTCTGGACCAGAAG ATTACATTGTGCACCCACCATGAGTCTTGACATCCAGTGTGAGCACCTGAGTGATGCCAGGTGGACAGAGCTCGTTCCCCTGATCCagcaataccaagtggtcag GTTGGATGACTGTGGCCTCACTGAGGTGCGGTGCAAAGACATCAGCTCAGCGATCCAGGCCAACCCTACCCTCACAGAGCTCAGCCTCTGCACCAATGAGCTGGGGGATGCTGGTGTGAGCCTGGTGCTCCAGGGCCTGCAGAAGCCCACCTGTAAGATCCAGAAGCTGAG cctccagaactgcaGCCTGACGGAGGCTGGCTGTGGCGTCCTGCCTAACGTGCTGCGCTCTTTGCCCACCCTACGTGAGCTACATCTCAGTGACAACCCTCTGGGGGATGCAGGCCTGAAGCTGCTCTGTGAAGGACTTCTGGACCCCCAGTGCCACCTTGAGAAGCTTCA GTTGGAATACTGTAACCTCACAGCAACCAGCTGCGAGCCCCTGGCTTCGGTGCTCAGGGTGAAACCTGACTTTAAGGAGATAGTGTTGAGCAACAATGACCTCCACGAGGCTGGTATCCAGATGCTGTGCCAGGGCTTGAAAGCCTCTGCCTGTCAACTGGAGTCACTCAA GCTGGAGAGCTGTGGTATCACATCAGCCAACTGCAAGGATCTGTGTGATGTCGTGGCCTCCAAAGCCTCACTGCGGCAACTGGACCTGGGCAGCAACAAGCTGGGTAATGCGGGCATTGCCGCTCTGTGCTCTGGACTGCTGCTCCCCAGCTGCAGGCTCAGGACTCTGTG GCTGTGGGAGTGTGATATCACTGCAGAGGGCTGCAAGGACCTGTGCCGAGTCCTCAGGGCCAAGGAGAGCCTGAAGGAACTCAGCTTAGCTGGCAATGAGCTGAGGGATGAAGGTGCCCAGCTGCTGTGTGAGAGCCTGCTGGAGCCTGGCTGTCAGCTGGAGTCGCTGTG GGTGAAGACCTGTAGCCTCACAGCCGCCTCTTGTTCCCACTTCTGCTCCGTGTTGACCAAGAACCGTTCTCTGCTGGAGCTGCAAATGAGCAGCAATCCCCTGGGGGACTTGGGAGTCCTGGAGCTTTGCAAGGCTCTGGGCCAGCCAGACACTGTGCTGCGTGTGCTTTG GCTGGGGGACTGCGACGTGACAGACAGTGGTTGCAGCAGCCTTGCCTCAGTCCTGCTGACCAACCGCAGCCTGCGGGAACTGGACCTCAGTAACAACTGCATGGGTGACTCGGGTGTCCTGCAACTGATGGAGAGCCTCAAACAGCCCAGCTGTGCCCTTCAGCAGCTAGT CCTGTATGACATTTACTGGACGGGGGAGGTGGAAGACCAGCTGCGGGCCCTGGAGGAGGAAAGGCCATCCTTGAGGATCATCTCCTGA